A stretch of Malus sylvestris chromosome 11, drMalSylv7.2, whole genome shotgun sequence DNA encodes these proteins:
- the LOC126588403 gene encoding type I inositol polyphosphate 5-phosphatase 4-like yields the protein MRDENSKKSKLSWPKTLVKKWFNIKSKAEDFDADDAVYGGVNGEWRNNHSEREACTIKKSKTERLSKRHSDRIRRGKIDMEASQVTDVHNYRIFVATWNVAGKSPPSCLNLQDWLHTSPPADIYVLGFQEIVPLNAGNVLGTEDIAPAKKWLALIRKTLNNLPGTSGAFHTPSPVTDPIVELDADFEGSAREKASSFFHRRSFQSLSRSMRMDNDMSMPQPRLDRRFSVCDRVMFGHRSSDYDPNYRWGSSDDENVPDDSPVLTHYSPMSNSGSFSMEDRDRQLGHSRYCLVASKQMVGIFLTVWVKSDLRDDVRNLKVSCVGRGLMGYLGNKGSISISMSLHQTSFCFICTHLTSGQKEGDELRRNSDVMEILRKTRFPRVDDMGDENSPQTILDHDRIIWLGDLNYRIALSYRSAKALVEMRNWRALLENDQLRIEQIRGRVFEGWNEGRIYFPPTYKYLNNSDRYAGDDRHTKEKRRTPAWCDRILWYGRGLHQLSYVRGESRFSDHRPVYGVFLAEVESINRSRIKKSMSCSSSRIEVEELLPHSHAYTGLNFY from the exons ATGAGAGATGAGAATTCCAAGAAAAGCAAG CTTTCATGGCCCAAGACACTGGTCAAAAAATGGTTCAACATCAAGAGCAAAGCCGAGGACTTCGATGCAGACGACGCCGTTTACGGAG GTGTTAATGGAGAGTGGAGGAACAACCATTCAGAGAGGGAAGCATGCACAATCAAGAAAAGCAAAACAG AAAGATTGAGCAAGAGGCACTCGGATAGAATCCGGCGGGGTAAGATTGATATGGAAGCATCACAGGTTACAGATGTGCATAATTACAG GATCTTTGTAGCTACATGGAATGTGGCTGGAAAATCTCCTCCGAGTTGTTTGAATCTTCAAGATTGGCTTCATACCTCTCCTCCTGCTGATATTTATGTTCTTGG GTTCCAAGAAATAGTTCCTTTGAATGCCGGCAATGTTTTAGGCACGGAAGACATTGCGCCGGCTAAGAAGTGGTTAGCTCTTATAAGGAAGACTCTAAATAATCTTCCTGGAACAAGCGGTGCTTTCCATACACCTTCGCCAGTAACTGATCCAATTGTAGAATTAGATGCGGACTTTGAGGGATCGGCAAGGGAGAAGGCCTCCTCTTTCTTTCATCGCAGGTCCTTTCAATCCTTGAGCCGCAGCATGAGAATGGACAATGACATGTCAATGCCGCAACCCAGACTTGATAGGCGATTCAGTGTTTGTGATCGGGTTATGTTCGGGCACAGATCAAGTGATTATGATCCCAATTACAGATGGGGTTCCTCTGATGATGAGAATGTACCTGATGATTCACCTGTTCTGACACATTATTCACCAATGTCCAACAGTGGGTCTTTCTCAATGGAGGATAGAGATAGACAGCTAGGCCACTCGAGATACTGCTTGGTTGCCAGCAAGCAAATGGTTGGTATATTTTTGACAGTGTGGGTAAAAAGTGATCTTCGAGATGATGTTCGCAATTTGAAAGTGTCTTGTGTTGGAAGAGGATTAATGGGCTATCTTGGAAATAAG GGTTCAATTTCCATTAGCATGTCTTTGCATCAAACAAGTTTTTGCTTCATCTGTACTCATCTCACCTCTGGGCAAAAGGAAGGAGATGAACTTCGTAGAAATTCCGATGTCATGGAGATCCTTAGGAAGACAAGGTTTCCTCGGGTTGATGACATGGGAGATGAAAACTCTCCTCAGACTATACTAGACCACGA TCGAATTATTTGGCTGGGGGATTTGAATTATCGCATTGCCCTTTCTTACCGCTCTGCAAAAGCTCTTGTCGAGATGCGCAACTGGAGGGCATTGTTAGAGAATGACCAG CTACGCATAGAGCAAATAAGAGGACGCGTCTTTGAGGGATGGAATGAAGGGAGGATATATTTCCCTCCTACATACAAGTATCTAAATAATTCAGATCGGTATGCAGGCGATGATAGGCACACCAAGGAGAAGCGAAGAACTCCAGCATG GTGTGATCGTATATTATGGTATGGAAGAGGCCTCCACCAATTGTCTTATGTTCGTGGGGAGTCAAGATTCTCAGATCATAGGCCAGTCTACGGTGTATTTCTGGCGGAGGTTGAGTCTATTAACCGTAGCCGAATCAAGAAAAGTATGAGTTGTTCCAGTTCCAGAATCGAGGTAGAGGAGCTGTTGCCACACTCCCATGCATACACCGGCCTCAATTTTTATTGA